The DNA region GGAGGGACAAGAATTAATAACCAATGCCCCATGCCCTATGCCCCATGCCCCATGCCCCATGCCCCATGCTCAATTCCTCGTAAATTGATCTGTCCACTTGCCGTTAGCTTGACTACACTTAGAAATTAGCAACTGCATTTCTGTCCTTAAGCAGAATGATTATGAAGTTATCCTTAAAGCAACTGGCGATTTATGTATTTTTACTGGCGTTTGGCTGTGGTGCAGGTTTATTTGGCAGTCGCTATTTCCTGCTCAAAAATTCCTCGTTCCAGCAGTTAAGAAATGTAACAATGGCTTCGCCTCCAGAATCTGTAGTACCAAATTCTTCTAACGGAGCAATTGGGGCTACTGGGGGCGATAATGTGAATTTTATTGCGACGGCAGTGCAAAAAGTTGGCCCGGCGGTTGTGCGAATTAATGCCACGCGTAAAGTCGCTAATCCTATTTCTGACGCTTTGAAAAATCCCCTCTTGCGGCGATTCTTTGGAGAGGATGAGCAACCAATTCCCCAAGAACGCATTGAGCGCGGTACAGGATCGGGATTTATTTTGAGCGAGGATGGAGAATTACTGACTAACGCTCATGTGGTAGCTGATACAGATACAGTACAAGTCACCCTCAAAGATGGTCGCAGTCTAGAGGGGAAGGTGGTAGGAGTTGATTCGGTGACAGATGTGGCGGTGGTAAAAATAAAAGCGGATCATTTACCGACAGTAAAGTTAGGCAATTCGCAAAACTTAATACCAGGACAATGGGCGATCGCTATTGGCAATCCTCTTGGTTTAGATAATACTGTCACTATTGGCATCGTCAGCGCGACAGATCGTACAAGTACTCAGGTTGGTGTCCCAGATAAGCGAGTCAGCTTTATCCAAACTGATGCCGCAATTAACCCTGGTAATTCTGGTGGCCCCTTGTTAAACGCCCAAGGCGAAGTGATTGGTGTTAACACAGCCATCCGCGCTGATGCTCAAGGACTCGGTTTCGCTATCCCTATCGAAACCGCCGCGCGCATCGCTAATGAACTTTTTACCAAAGGGCGTGTACAACATCCCTTTTTGGGTATTGAAATGGCAGACCTTTCTCCCATCAGAAAACAGCAGATTAATCAAGAAAAACAGATCAACATTCAGCAGGAAGCTGGGATTGTAATTAAAGAAGTCACAGAGGATTCCCCAGCCAAGCGTGGAGGACTGCTTCCTGGAGACGTGATTCAAAAAGTTAACGGTAAACCAGTCAAAACCTCAGCCCAAGTCCAGAAGCTTGTAGAGTCTACCACAGTTGGCGACATCTTAGCGATCGAAGTCAACCGTAGCGGTAAAATTCAAACCTTCAAAGTACAATCAGGAGCTTATCCTGAAAGAAAGTAGTCAAGATAATTCGTAATTGATAATTCATAATTGCAAGACGCTCTCTAAGAAATGCTGCACGTAGCTTGCTTCTTTGCAGGAGTAAGCGAACTTGCTACCGCTAGGTTATCAGTGGAAGCTTTAACTCTCCACAAATGTCTTGTTAACCACTGAATTTGTAATTCAGTGTGGGGTGCTGTAACCTTTTGAATTACGAATTACGTTAGTAGCGGTAGCGAGTCCGGGAGTGTCATTAGTAATTATTTGGTCAATAGTTCTAGAATATTTGACTACTGACTATTGACCATTAGACAAATTCTCTAACTGCATTCTTTGTTCCATCTGACGCAGAAAATACCCTGTCATCATGGCCGACGCTAGAAGCCCAGCTAAATTCTCCCGGTCTGTTGTGATTTGCACGTTGAAATTCTCTGGCGGGAGCATTCCCACAAGCCCTTGGACATTTTGCGAGATGATTTGTTTAATTTCGGGGCTAGCGGACTGAGCAATCCTGGCTAAAACATCAGGAGACTGATGCTGTAGATATTTGAGTAGCTGATTGGGGTATTGCTCAGAGTGGTCTGAAAGAAGTTGATTAGGGTGTTCCTCAGAGTTGTCATTTAAAAAGTCAGGATTAAACACCATTGGCAGTTTTATTTAGCTTAATTGCTAACTCCACTTTAAACCATAGTACAAGGGTAGCGCATTCACCAGAGGTATAAGTCAAGAGGAGGGGAGTGGGGAATGGGGAATGGGGAATGGGGAATTGGGCATTGGGCATTGGGCATTGGGCATTGGGCATTGGGCATTGGTTATTAATTCTTGTCCCTCCCTCACTCCCTCCCTCCCTCCCTCCCTCCCTCCCTCACTCCCTACTCCCCACTCCCCACTCCCTCCAGTTCGAGTTCTAGTTGTTCTTCCTTCTGGCTAGTAGAAAGAATTTGGGGGAGTTGTTCGATTTGGAAATATTGATGAAATTTTGGGGTTACTTGGAGTGAATAGGAGCGAGAGTCGCTGTCTCGGCGCTTTCGGATGAAACCAAGTTCTACGAGTTCTGGAACGTGCTGATATACTCCTGAACCGCGTAGGTTAATCAAGTCGCTTTGGAGTATGGGACTATTTAGGGCGATCGCAGCTAAAGTTCGCAATGCACCTACTCCCAATTCTACTGGTATCATAGTTTGCACTAAGTCATGAAAATCAGACCGTAGTTGCAAACTGTAACCATCTGGAGTTTCTACTACCTCTAGGGCGCTATCTCGGTGGGCATAGTTGTCCATTAGTTCAATTATGCCTTCTTTGACAGTGGCGCGATCGCACGCGGCATACTCGGCAATTTCGCCGAGCGACAAGGGTTTACCCTTTAAATACAGAATTGCTTCTATCTTTGTCGCTGTGGCTGTAATCATTTAGTTATTAGTCATTTGTCATTGGTCATTAGTCATTTGTCATTGGTCATTAGTACATGACAACTAACAATCAACAAGTGTGTGGCATTATATCGTAAATTGTCAAAATATTGGGGATTGGGGATTGGGGATTAGGGATTAGGGATTGGGAATTGGGAAAGAGGAAAGGTACAGAGGACAGGAATTTTCCCTCTGCTCCCCAGTCCCCAGTCCCTAATTCCCAATCCCTCTAGTTGTTAAGATAAATTCTGCGATCGCTAAATCTTGGGGAGTTGTCACTTTTAAATTTGTCTCTTCTCCCTCGACAATTCGCACTTCAATACCACATTTTTCAAATAAAGCCGCGTCGTCAGTTACTTCCCAACCTTGACGAACACCTTCAGCGTGGCACTGTTTCAACAATTTTACATCAAATCCTTGGGGAGTTTGTGCTGCCCATAATTGCCGTCTGTCGGGTGTTTTTTGAATTATGCCTTGTTCATCAACAACTTTAATGGTGTCTTTAACGGGTACACCAGCAATTAAACCGGGACAATGGCGAATGGCTTGGGCACAAGAGTTAAATAAATCTGGTGTGGCCAGGCATCTAGCCCCATCATGAATCAACACTTGTTCTGCGGCTACTGGTAACGCCTGCAAGCCATTGTAAACAGACTCTTGGCGGGTGGAGCCACCTGTAATCAATTCCACTGGTTTAGTCAACTTCAGATCGGCGAGAATTGCGTTGAAGTCTGGCCAATCGGTAGGCTGAGAAATAATTCCGATCCAACTGATTGTACTGGCGGCTTCTGCGGCTAATAAAGTCCAAGCAATAATTGGTTGCGATCGCACGACTAGCAGGAGTTTATTGCGGTTACTACCCATTCTTTTTCCGGTTCCCGCAGCTGGAATTAGTAAATACACAGAATTCCTCAATCTTTAAGCTATATATTTTCCCCTAAAATAGGGAGCGAGTAAGCGTCAATAAATATTATGCGAGTAGTAGCCCTTGTACCTGGCGGAATTGGCGACCAAATTCTCTTTTTTCCGACTCTAGATGACCTCAAGCGCAATTACCCTAACGCTCAGATAGATGTCGTTGTTGAACCCCGGTCAAAGGCTGCCTATCGAGTGAGCAAGTCAGTTCACGAGGTACTGGCCTTTGATTTTCAAGACCGTAACAGTCTGGCAGATTGGGGTAACTTGGTGGGGACAATTCGCGATCGCGAATACGATGTTGCCATTGCTGTTAAGCAAAATTGGTTGATGGGTCTTTTAGTCTGGTTGACGGGAATTCCCACACGCATTGGCTACCAAGGCAAAGGAGCGGTTTTTCTTACCAACGCTGTGCCATTTAAACCATCTCAGTATGCGGCGGCAGCATATCATGATTTGCTGCAACCATTAAGCATAAAAACCCCTGTCCCAGAATTAGCTGTAAATGTACCAAAAACAGATATTGATTGGGCAGAAAAGGAACAAAAACGTTTAGGGGTTCATGAAACAGGTTATATCTTGATTCATGGCGGTTCTGACCAGTTATCTCAGGCTAAAGAACCGGATAAAATCTACCCTG from Nostoc commune NIES-4072 includes:
- a CDS encoding DUF760 domain-containing protein, with product MVFNPDFLNDNSEEHPNQLLSDHSEQYPNQLLKYLQHQSPDVLARIAQSASPEIKQIISQNVQGLVGMLPPENFNVQITTDRENLAGLLASAMMTGYFLRQMEQRMQLENLSNGQ
- the ispD gene encoding 2-C-methyl-D-erythritol 4-phosphate cytidylyltransferase, encoding MYLLIPAAGTGKRMGSNRNKLLLVVRSQPIIAWTLLAAEAASTISWIGIISQPTDWPDFNAILADLKLTKPVELITGGSTRQESVYNGLQALPVAAEQVLIHDGARCLATPDLFNSCAQAIRHCPGLIAGVPVKDTIKVVDEQGIIQKTPDRRQLWAAQTPQGFDVKLLKQCHAEGVRQGWEVTDDAALFEKCGIEVRIVEGEETNLKVTTPQDLAIAEFILTTRGIGN
- a CDS encoding glycosyltransferase family 9 protein, which encodes MRVVALVPGGIGDQILFFPTLDDLKRNYPNAQIDVVVEPRSKAAYRVSKSVHEVLAFDFQDRNSLADWGNLVGTIRDREYDVAIAVKQNWLMGLLVWLTGIPTRIGYQGKGAVFLTNAVPFKPSQYAAAAYHDLLQPLSIKTPVPELAVNVPKTDIDWAEKEQKRLGVHETGYILIHGGSDQLSQAKEPDKIYPVQKWQQIIQNFQDKQPDLPVVVIKGVDDEQFVRSLLGSSPDIKVTAPDDIGKLAAIIAGANLMLSTDNAALQLSVAVQTYTIALFGPTDPAKLLPKNDKFLAIESPTGKTADVSPNAVLEKIWGG
- the scpB gene encoding SMC-Scp complex subunit ScpB, with the protein product MITATATKIEAILYLKGKPLSLGEIAEYAACDRATVKEGIIELMDNYAHRDSALEVVETPDGYSLQLRSDFHDLVQTMIPVELGVGALRTLAAIALNSPILQSDLINLRGSGVYQHVPELVELGFIRKRRDSDSRSYSLQVTPKFHQYFQIEQLPQILSTSQKEEQLELELEGVGSGE
- a CDS encoding HhoA/HhoB/HtrA family serine endopeptidase; its protein translation is MKLSLKQLAIYVFLLAFGCGAGLFGSRYFLLKNSSFQQLRNVTMASPPESVVPNSSNGAIGATGGDNVNFIATAVQKVGPAVVRINATRKVANPISDALKNPLLRRFFGEDEQPIPQERIERGTGSGFILSEDGELLTNAHVVADTDTVQVTLKDGRSLEGKVVGVDSVTDVAVVKIKADHLPTVKLGNSQNLIPGQWAIAIGNPLGLDNTVTIGIVSATDRTSTQVGVPDKRVSFIQTDAAINPGNSGGPLLNAQGEVIGVNTAIRADAQGLGFAIPIETAARIANELFTKGRVQHPFLGIEMADLSPIRKQQINQEKQINIQQEAGIVIKEVTEDSPAKRGGLLPGDVIQKVNGKPVKTSAQVQKLVESTTVGDILAIEVNRSGKIQTFKVQSGAYPERK